In the genome of Geotrypetes seraphini chromosome 16, aGeoSer1.1, whole genome shotgun sequence, one region contains:
- the LOC117349707 gene encoding olfactory receptor 146-like, protein MEKANFTTVTEFIILGFPEFPEMQVPLFFLLLLIYLIILMGNLTIIVIVCLDSHLHTPMYFFLSNLSFLDISCTSVSLPKLLDIILRKTHHISMNECFIQMYFFLSLASTEILILAVMAYDRYAAVCQPLSYHLIMNQKVCILMSTATWILGFLVPLPYFIFIPRFSFCSSNEINHFFCDFSALLKLSCSSTSSLQCLVYILGALVACPCFISTLISYVYIISTILRIRSTEGRHKAFSTCSSHLTVVCLFYLTLICVYIRPPSMQSMDINKVISILYNILIPMFNPIIYSLKNKDVKNALRKCFC, encoded by the coding sequence ATGGAAAAGGCTAATTTCaccacagtgacagaatttatcATTTTGGGGTTTCCTGAATTTCCAGAGATGCAGGTACctcttttctttctgcttttattAATTTACCTGATTATCCTAATGGGGAATCTCACTATTATTGTGATTGTATGCCTGGACTCTCATTTGCACACCCCCATGTACTTTTTCCTCAGTAACTTGTCCTTTCTTGATATCTCTTGCACCTCAGTCTCACTTCCCAAGCTGCTGGATATCATTCTAAGAAAAACTCATCATATTTCAATGAATGAGTGTTTTAtacaaatgtatttttttctgtctttggCCTCCACAGAAATTTTAATTCTTGCGGTCATGGCCTATGACCGCTATGCTGCAGTATGTCAACCTCTCTCATACCATTTGATTATGAATCAGAAAGTTTGTATCTTGATGAGCACAGCAACATGGATCTTAGGCTTTCTGGTACCTttaccttattttatttttattcctcGGTTCTCTTTTTGTAGTTCTAATGAGATTAACCATTTCTTCTGTGATTTTTCAGCATTGTTAAAGCTTTCTTGCAGCAGCACCTCATCTCTTCAATGTCTAGTTTATATTTTGGGAGCACTTGTAGCATGTCCGTGCTTTATCTCCACCCTCATATCTTATGTGTACATCATCTCCACCATCCTGAGGATCCGTTCCACAGAGGGGAGACATAAAGCCTTCTCTACCTGCTCTTCCCACCTCACAGTTGTATGTCTCTTCTATTTGACTTTGATATGTGTGTACATTAGACCACCATCCATGCAATCAATGGATATAAACAAAGTTATTTCtatattgtataatattttaattcCAATGTTCAATCCTATAATTTATAGTCTGAAAAATAAGGATGTAAAAAATGCCCTTAGAAAATGTTTCTGCTGA